The DNA segment CTTCGTGTTCAAGGACCAGGTCGAGACCGCCGCCCGCAACCTGTGGCTGGTCGCGACGATGCTGATCGTCTTCGGCATCGTGCTCGGCGTCGCCGATGCGCTGGGGCGCAAGAAGTTCGACGAACGCGACCTGAACGCCCGCGACGGGGTGATCTACGGCTTCGGACAGGCACTGGCACTGGTCCCCGGGGTGTCACGATCCGGCGCGACCATCAGCGCCGGGCTGGCGCTCGGCTACACCCGCGCGGCCGCCACCCGGTACGCCTTCCTGCTGGCGATCCCTGCGGTCCTGGCGTCCGGACTGTTCGAGGCCCGCAAGATCGGCGACGACGCCACCGTGTCGTGGGGACCCACCCTGCTGGCCACAGCCATCGCGTTCGTGGTCGGGTACGCCGTCATCGCGTGGCTGTTGCGCTACCTGGCCACCGGGTCGTACCGGCCCTTCGTGCTCTATCGCATCGCTGCCGGCCTGGTGCTGCTGGTCCTGCTGTCAACCGGCGTTCTGACGACCTGAACGCCTGGCACCGCTGCATTGGTCGGGATCAGCCCGGGTCAGGCCCTCACAACCAGCCCGACCGCTTGAAGAGCCGGTACACCAGCAACACCAGGCCACCCATCAGTCCCAGCGCCAGCGGATAGCCGAACGACCACGTCAGTTCCGGCATGTCGTCGAAGTTCATGCCGTAGATACCGGCAATCATCGTCGGCACCGCCAGCATCGCGGCATACGACGCGATCTTGCGCATGTCGGCGTTCTGCTTGAGGTCCTGCAACGACGTGCTCGCCATCAGCAGGGTCATCAGCAGGCTGTCGTTCTGCTCCACGGTGTCCGATACCCGCAGCACGTGGTCACCGACGTCGCGGAAGAACGGCCGCAGGTCGTCGGGTACCTGCGCATGGGTCTCACGCACCAGTTCCGTCGCGGTCGCCACCAACGGCGCCACCGCCCGCCGCATCTCGAGATTCTCCCGCTTCAACCGGTAGATCAGTTGCGGGTCGTCGTCGGTACGGGTCGGGCTGAAGACCGCCTCCTCGACGTTCTCGATGTCGCGGCTGATCTCGTCCGAGACACTGAGATACCCGTCCACCACGGTGTCCAGCACGCTGTAGAGCACGCTGACCGGCCCGTGCCGCAACAGGTCCGGATCGCACTCCAGCCGGGCTCGCACACCTTTGAGATCGCCATGGCTGCCGTGGCGCACGGTCACCGCGTACGACGGGCCGACGAACACCGAGATCTGCGCGGTCTCGACGTCGCTGGTCGCCTCGACGTACGACAGCACCTTCAACACCACGAACGCGAAGTCCTTGGTCACCTCGAACTTCGCGCGCTGCCGAGGATTCGAGGCGTCCTCCACCTGCAGCGGCGCCAACCCGAACACGTCCTGCACGATCTGCAGCTCGGCGCGAGTGGGCTGGAAGAGCCCGAGCCAGACGAAGGCGCCGTCGTCGGTCACGGCCCGCTGATGCAGTTCGCGCAGCCGGCCGGCGATGGTGACGTCCCCGGGGACCTCGCCGACCAACCCGGCCACGCCCGAGACGGGGTCGACCGTCCCGGCCCGGTAGTACCCCATGCCCCTGATCACCGGGCCATTGTGCGCTGCCCGGCCCTAGGGTTGCCGCCGTGGCGACGGTCCTGCTGGTACGGCACGGCCGTACCGCTGCCAACGCCGGCGGCGTACTCGCCGGGCGGCAGCCGGGCATCGACCTCGACGAGCGGGGCCGGGAGCAGGTCGCCGCGCTCGTGGCCCGCCTCGCCCCGATTCCGCTGCAGGCCGTCGTGAGCAGCCCGTTGGAACGGTGTGTGCAGACCGCGCAACCGCTGCTGGCCGGGCGCGACCCGGTGCCGCCGCTGCACTACGACCAGGGCCTGTCCGAGTGCGCGTACGGCGACTGGACCGGACAGCGGCTCGCCGTCCTGGCCAAGGATCCGCTCTGGAAGGTCGTGCAGGCCCATCCCAGCGCAGTGCGCTTCCCGGGCGAGACCGGCGAGTCGATGCTCGGGATGGCGCAGCGGGCCGTCGATGCGGTCCGCCGCTGGAATGCCGCGCTCGGCGCGGACGCCTGCTGGGTCGCGGTGTCCCACGGCGACGTGATCAAGGCGATCGTCGCCGACGCACTCGGGATGCATCTGGATGCGTTCCAGCGGATCACCGTCGACAACGGGTCGGTGACGGCGATCCAGTACACCGACCTACGACCGTTCGTCCTGCACCTGAACGACACCGGCAGTGACCTCGCCGGCCTGCTGCGGCCACCGACCCGGAGTCGGCGCCGGCGCCGCGCCAGCGATGCCGCGGTCGGCGGCGGCTGACCGCGGCCGAGACTAGGCTCGTCGCTCGTGGCCCGTCGTGTTCTTGCTTTCGACCCGCCGGAACGATTCGTCGCCGGCACGGTCGGGCAGCCCGGCGAGCGGACCTTCTTCCTGCAGGCGCGGCGGGGGAGAGCGGTCACCAGCGTGACCTTGGAGAAGGCGCAGGCAGCCGCCCTCGCCGAACGCATCGACGAACTCCTGGACGAGGTGCTGCGACGCAGCGCCGGCGAGGCGGACATCCCCGTGGCCGGCACCGCCGAGGCGCTCGACACCGACCCACTGGAATCGCCGATCGTGGCGGAGTTCCGTATCGGTGCGATGGCCCTGGGCTGGGATCCGGCCGACGAACGCCTCGTGATCGAGGCCCACGCCACGGTCGACGACGAGGACGTCGAGGTCCCCGAACTCGGCTCGGACGATCCGGATGGACCGGACTGCCTGCGGGTCAGGATCACTGGCGCCCAGGCACGCGCCTTCGCCCGCCGGACCGCGGCGCTGGTGGCCGCCGGCCGGCCGCCCTGCCCGTTCTGCCATCAGCCGTTGGACCCCGCCGGCCACATCTGCCCGCGCGCCAACGGTTACCGCCGCTGACCGGGCCATGCGGACCTGGGCCTACCGCACCGACGATGGCTGAACCCCGGCGATGACTGAACCCCCGGCGGCGGCCGACGTCCTGGCGGTACTGCGTCACGGGACCCTCGAACTCGACGGCCGGCTGCGCTCGGCCTCCAACACCACCCTGGTCGGCGAAGCCCGGCTGGACGGCCTGACGGTGCGCTGTGTCTACAAGCCGCAGCACGGGGAGCGGCCGTTGTGGGACTTCCCGACCGGGAGCCTCAGCCGGCGCGAGGTCGCCGCGTACGAACTCGACCGGCTGCTCGGCTGGGGCCTGGTCCCCGAAACCGCCTGGCGCACTGCCGGTCCCGCTGGTCCGGGCAGCTGCCAGCGCTGGGTGGTCGCCGACGATGCGGCCGGTCCGGTCGACCTCGTCCCCACCGGGTCGGCGCCAGCCGGCTGGCGGGTGGTGCTCGACGCCGAAGGCCCGCGGGGCGAGCCGGTGAGCCTCGTGCATGCCGACACGCCGGCGTTGCGGCGGCTGGCCCTGTTCGACGCCGCAGCCAACAACACCGATCGCAAGGGCGGCCATGTCCTGGTCGACGGCTCGGGCCACACGTTCGGCATCGATCACGGGATCTGCTTCCATCCCGACCCGAAGCTGCGCACCGTGCTGTGGGGATTCGCCGGCGAGGCCGTCGATGCTGCCGACGCCGACGCCCTGCGGCGGGCGGCGACCCTGCTGGAGGCCGACGGCGCGTTGGCCGGACTGCTCAGCCCGCGGGAGGTACGCCGTACCTCCGGCCGGATCACAGCGTTGCTGCGGGACGGGCGCTACCCGGCCGCGACGGACACGTGGCCGCACCTCCCGTGGCCGGTGTTCTGACCCCGGCGGCTAGGGTCGACCGCATGCAGCCATGGCCGGGGTCCGCAGTGCCCCCGCTGCCGGGCAGCCCGCCGGCACTGCGGCTCTGGGACACCGCGAGCCGGTCGCTGCGCATCGCGGCCGCCGGCCCGGTCGCCACGATGTACGTCTGCGGCATCACGCCGTACGACGCCACCCACCTGGGCCACGCCGCCACCTATGTCGCGTTCGACCTGGTTCATCGGGCCTGGCTGGACTCGGGCCTGCAGGTCCACTACGTGCAGAACGTGACCGACGTGGACGACCCGCTGCTGGAACGCGCCGTCGCTACCGGCCAGGACTGGCGAGAACTGGCCAGCGAACAGACCGCGCTGTTCAGCCGCGACATGGTCGCCCTGCGCGTCCTCCCGCCGCGTTCCTATGTCGGTGCGGTGGAGACGATCCCGCGGGTCGCCGAGCTGGTCGCCGCGCTCCGCGACGCCGGCGCGGCGTACGACGTGGACGGCGACCTGTATTTCGCGGTCCGCAGCGCCCCCGGGTTCGGGACGGTGGCCGGGCTGGACGAGCAGCAGATGCGCGACCTGTTCGCCGAACGCGGCGGTGACCCGGACCGGCCGGGCAAACGTGATCCGTTGGACTGCCTGTTGTGGCAGGCGGCCCGGCCGGGCGAACCGAGTTGGGATTCCCCGCTGGGTCCAGGCCGACCCGGCTGGCATCTGGAATGCGTCGCGATCGCGCTGGACACCATCGGGATGCCGTTCGACGTCCAGGGCGGCGGTCGCGACCTCGCCTTCCCGCACCACGAGATGGGCGCGGCGGAGGCGTGCACCTTGCGGGGCGGGACGCCGTACGCGCGGACCTATGTCCACGCGGGCATGGTGGGCCTGGACGGCGAGAAGATGAGCAAGTCGCGCGGCAATCTGGTGTTCGTCTCCCGGCTGCTGGCGGCCGGCCACGACCCGGCGGCGGTGCGGCTAGCTTTGCTGGCCCACCACTACCGGGACGACTGGGAGTGGTCGGACGCGGAACTCGCGCGTGCCCAAGCCCGGCTCGTGCGCTGGCGGAAGGCTTTCGAGGCGCAGAGCGGGCCGTCGGGGGAGCAGCTGCTGTCCGCCGTACGGGAACGGCTCAGCGACGACCTGGACGCGCCGGGCGCACTGGCCGCGGTCGACGCATGGGTGGGCGCGACCGAACTGGGCGCCGACGTGGTCGATCCGCAGGCGCCCGCACTCGCCGCCGCGACCGTCGACGCACTGCTCGGCGTCGAGGTCGCCGGCTGAAGCCGGTTCAGTCTTTCTTCTCGGCGTGCCCGCCGAACTGTTTGCGCATGGCAGACAACAGCTTGTCGGTGTAGAGATCGGCCGACCGCGAACTGAACCGTTCGTAGAGCGCGGCCGTCAGCACCGGCGCCGGCACCCCTTCGTCGATAGCGGCGATCGCGGTCCACCGGCCCTCGCCGGAGTCCGACACCCGCCCACCGAACTCCTCGAGGTCCGGCGAGTCCTGCAGCGCCGCAGCGGTGAGGTCCAGCAGCCACGAGGCGATCACCGAACCGCGCCGCCACACCTCGGCGACCTTGGGGATGTCCAGCTGGTACGCGTAGAACTCCGGATGCTCCAGCGGAGCGGTCTCCGCGTCCTGATCACGCTGCCGCAGTCCCTCGTCGGCGTTCTTCAGGATGTTGAGCCCCTCGGCGTACGCCGCCATGATCCCGTACTCGATCCCGTTGTGAACCATCTTGACGAAATGCCCGGCACCGTTGGGCCCGCAATGCAACCAGCCCTGCTCCTCCGGTGCGGGCTGGCCGGTGCGGCCGGCTGTCCGCTCGACAT comes from the Actinomycetota bacterium genome and includes:
- a CDS encoding undecaprenyl-diphosphate phosphatase, yielding MSWIEAVVLGIVQGLTEFLPISSNAHVLVTSTLFGWGDPGAAFTAVTQLGTEAAVLLYFRHEIARILRTWSRSLVRPELRGELDARMGWYVVIGTVPIAVLGFVFKDQVETAARNLWLVATMLIVFGIVLGVADALGRKKFDERDLNARDGVIYGFGQALALVPGVSRSGATISAGLALGYTRAAATRYAFLLAIPAVLASGLFEARKIGDDATVSWGPTLLATAIAFVVGYAVIAWLLRYLATGSYRPFVLYRIAAGLVLLVLLSTGVLTT
- the corA gene encoding magnesium/cobalt transporter CorA; its protein translation is MIRGMGYYRAGTVDPVSGVAGLVGEVPGDVTIAGRLRELHQRAVTDDGAFVWLGLFQPTRAELQIVQDVFGLAPLQVEDASNPRQRAKFEVTKDFAFVVLKVLSYVEATSDVETAQISVFVGPSYAVTVRHGSHGDLKGVRARLECDPDLLRHGPVSVLYSVLDTVVDGYLSVSDEISRDIENVEEAVFSPTRTDDDPQLIYRLKRENLEMRRAVAPLVATATELVRETHAQVPDDLRPFFRDVGDHVLRVSDTVEQNDSLLMTLLMASTSLQDLKQNADMRKIASYAAMLAVPTMIAGIYGMNFDDMPELTWSFGYPLALGLMGGLVLLVYRLFKRSGWL
- a CDS encoding MSMEG_4193 family putative phosphomutase; translation: MATVLLVRHGRTAANAGGVLAGRQPGIDLDERGREQVAALVARLAPIPLQAVVSSPLERCVQTAQPLLAGRDPVPPLHYDQGLSECAYGDWTGQRLAVLAKDPLWKVVQAHPSAVRFPGETGESMLGMAQRAVDAVRRWNAALGADACWVAVSHGDVIKAIVADALGMHLDAFQRITVDNGSVTAIQYTDLRPFVLHLNDTGSDLAGLLRPPTRSRRRRRASDAAVGGG
- a CDS encoding DUF3090 family protein — translated: MARRVLAFDPPERFVAGTVGQPGERTFFLQARRGRAVTSVTLEKAQAAALAERIDELLDEVLRRSAGEADIPVAGTAEALDTDPLESPIVAEFRIGAMALGWDPADERLVIEAHATVDDEDVEVPELGSDDPDGPDCLRVRITGAQARAFARRTAALVAAGRPPCPFCHQPLDPAGHICPRANGYRR
- a CDS encoding SCO1664 family protein — translated: MTEPPAAADVLAVLRHGTLELDGRLRSASNTTLVGEARLDGLTVRCVYKPQHGERPLWDFPTGSLSRREVAAYELDRLLGWGLVPETAWRTAGPAGPGSCQRWVVADDAAGPVDLVPTGSAPAGWRVVLDAEGPRGEPVSLVHADTPALRRLALFDAAANNTDRKGGHVLVDGSGHTFGIDHGICFHPDPKLRTVLWGFAGEAVDAADADALRRAATLLEADGALAGLLSPREVRRTSGRITALLRDGRYPAATDTWPHLPWPVF
- a CDS encoding cysteine--1-D-myo-inosityl 2-amino-2-deoxy-alpha-D-glucopyranoside ligase translates to MQPWPGSAVPPLPGSPPALRLWDTASRSLRIAAAGPVATMYVCGITPYDATHLGHAATYVAFDLVHRAWLDSGLQVHYVQNVTDVDDPLLERAVATGQDWRELASEQTALFSRDMVALRVLPPRSYVGAVETIPRVAELVAALRDAGAAYDVDGDLYFAVRSAPGFGTVAGLDEQQMRDLFAERGGDPDRPGKRDPLDCLLWQAARPGEPSWDSPLGPGRPGWHLECVAIALDTIGMPFDVQGGGRDLAFPHHEMGAAEACTLRGGTPYARTYVHAGMVGLDGEKMSKSRGNLVFVSRLLAAGHDPAAVRLALLAHHYRDDWEWSDAELARAQARLVRWRKAFEAQSGPSGEQLLSAVRERLSDDLDAPGALAAVDAWVGATELGADVVDPQAPALAAATVDALLGVEVAG
- the gnd gene encoding decarboxylating 6-phosphogluconate dehydrogenase; translation: MQLGMVGLGRMGAGLVRRLLRDGHRAVVYDVNPAAVAALAAEGAVAATSYEDFVAKLEAPRAVWVMVPAGDITEQTVTTLGSLLDSGDTLIDGGNSYYRDDIRRAAALRDKGVHYVDCGTSGGVWGLERGFCLMIGGDTEAVDRLAPIWSTIAPGVGDVERTAGRTGQPAPEEQGWLHCGPNGAGHFVKMVHNGIEYGIMAAYAEGLNILKNADEGLRQRDQDAETAPLEHPEFYAYQLDIPKVAEVWRRGSVIASWLLDLTAAALQDSPDLEEFGGRVSDSGEGRWTAIAAIDEGVPAPVLTAALYERFSSRSADLYTDKLLSAMRKQFGGHAEKKD